GTTCGATGTATGAATCCATGTCTCCGTTATTATGCGCAATATTGGGAAAATTATAAATAATAGTGCGCATTATTGCATAATGTAGATGTTTACGAGGGACGTCAATTATGGCCACTCTACAATGGGCCGTGATTGTCGTCACTCGTGAATATAACGGGAGTAGGAGGTGATAATGATGCCGCGAGGGTTTGGTAGAGGCTACAGGTGGATGTATTGGCTGACTGGACTGCCCGGTTGGGCAAGAGGTGCTTATGCCCCTCCCTATGCAGCCGATGTGCTTTATCCATATGTACCGCCGATGTGGGGTCCGAGGCCATACGGTAGTCCATATGGTCTTACGCCGGAAGAGGAGCTGAGGATGCTCGAAGAGGAGCTCAGCTATCTCGAATCGCAGAAAGACGATCTCGAGCAGGAGATAGAGGAGTTGAAGAAGGAAATCGAAAGGAGAAAGAGAGGAGGTGATTAAAGGTGCCTGGCGGCGATGGAACAGGTCCCCTTGGACTTGGGCCATTGACTGGCCGAAGAGCGGGATATTGCGCTGGATTCCCGGTACCTGGATATGCAAATCCCTACGTGCCTCCTGCCTGGTTTTATTTCCAGGCAGTCCCGCCACGGTACTGGCGATTCGGGCGCATGTTCCGCGGTGGATTCGGTCGGCGATGGGCGTGCCGGTGGATGATGTATTATCCCACAATTTGGTGAACTAGTCCGATGAAGCGCCATTTCTTGGCGCTTCTTCCCTTTTTGTTGTCGCAGTTACGCTTACACCATCTCTCTTCTTTTGTGGCTGAGGGCCCGTAGAGCTTTTGGAGGAAATTGCACTTTCCTAGACACAGGATTGAGCTCGTCGTTGGCTTTCGCTCATTTTCTGATGGCCTTCGGGTTTGATACACACAATTGTGATTTCAACATAGCCCATATTCTTCAGTCTGTGTAGGGAATCATGCAGAGGAATTCGAGAGTCGTTTGACCTACATTTCTGAATTGGTGGACCACGTTTGGCGGAACGAATATGACTCCACCCTCTCCAACCGTCTCCGTTTTTCCACCGCAGAAAATCTCACACTTTCCTTTGAGCACAAAAACTTCATGTTCATATGGATGCTGGTGCAACGGGGAACTTCCTGAAACTGCGACTTCGAAATGCCTCATCGCAAATTTCTCAGCGCCGTCTTCCTTTGTGATCAACCAACGGATCTTTGCACCTTTCGCACCCTCTTCCTTGACGTCCTCTTGTTTTACATCTCTGTGATCGACACACTTGAATGCCATGCGAAATGGATAAACCGTTTGATATTTCAAATTATTTTTTTATGGTTCGTTTTGGTGATTCTGTCGCGTTGTCAACGCCATGAATGCACCTATGGTATACTGGAGGGGTAGAAGATTGAAAAAATGTGACTGGTGGTCTTTCTTGGATTTCGCGAATAGAATTTTGTCGTGGGATGCAGTAACAATTGCCGAATAATGGATGAACAGAAGATCATCAGCTATCTTTGGCTCGTTCGGACTTTGATTCGGGATTTTGAATTATGCGAAAGGAGTTCTTTGACGTGCGCCGGACAGAAGCAAAATTTATCCGCGGTCTCCAATCTTGAGTCTATTCTCAATCTTCGTCCACATGCCCCTTATTTCATTTGATATGGGGCAATCGGTGTATTCGATTAAAGTCATACCTGCGACCATCGCCTTCGTTGCACAATTATCGTAGGGCAATTCTCCGACAACATCGAGACCCTGGCTTTCACAGAATTCTCTTATCTTATTCGCATTATCGGGGTTTATCGACGACTTATTGATGCACACGACCGTCTCGATCCCGAAATGATCTGTCAAATTAAGGACGCGCGCGAGGTCGTGAGCGCCTGAGACCGTAGGTTCTGTGACAGCGAGCACAAGATCCGATCCAGAAATCGCAGCGATTGCAGGACAGCCGATACCAGGCGGACCATCAATAATGATCAGATCCATCCCTTTTTCTATTGCTACTTCCCTGGCCTTCTTTTTTACAAGTGTTACGAGTTTGCCTGAAGCTTCCTCTGCGATTTTCAGCTCGCCGTGAACGAACGGTCCGAATCTTGTTTCGGAGACGATAATTGAACCTGATATTCTGTCGAGCAGTCCGATCGCCTTTTCGCGGCAAACATACTGGCAGACTCCACAACCTTCGCACATTTCATCAACGATGTTGAGGTGTTCATCGATTGCATCGAATCTACAGTATTTTCGACACTCGCCACATTTAGTGCATTTCGTTTCGTCTCTTAAGGCGACTTTCATGCCGTAGAAAGGAAGACGTTGCTTGATTCTTGGATCGAGAATGATGTGGAGATCTGGGGCATCGACGTCGCAATCAGCCATAACGCTGTTCTTCGCGAGCGAAGCGAAGGCAGCAGTGATCGTGGTCTTTCCAGTTCCTCCTTTTCCGCTGATGATCGTGATCTCTTTCATAGTGCATCCTCTTCAATTTCCTATGATTTATCCGTCCTTTCTGACCCTGGAACCAATTCCTCGATCGATTTGTACAGATTGAGGAACAACCGTCTGTATCCCACCAATCTCTTTGTGAAAGGGATGCCGTTTGAATACAATTCTGCGATCTCTTGGCTCTCCTTGATCTTCATAAGAATCGGAATCTTCTCAATTGCACAATATCTGTCGATTCGGTCATCACCTATTCCTTCCCTATTCACCACGACGCCGCATGGAATCCGGAGCCTTCTCGTGACACCAACAGCGAGCTTCAGGTCGTACAAGCCAAATGGCGTCGGTTCCGTTACAAGAATGCAAAAATCTGCACCCCGCATTGCCTCTATGGCCGGACAGGCAACACCTGGTGGAGAATCAAAAATCCTGGGCTTCCTTGATCCTTTTAAAGCAATTGATTTGACTTTTTTGATCACAGGAGTCGCCATCGGCTCTCCAACATCGATCTTACCGACGAATAAGTCGATATTATCAGTCATACCATGATGGATCTCGCCAATCTTTCTGGTACCCTCCGAAATAGCGCCAGTTGGACAAATGAGTTTGCATCCTCCACAACCGTGGCAAAGGTTCTCATAAAAAAGAAGGGTTTTGGATTTGATCACTGCGATCGCATGAAACTGGCAGAAGTCAGCGCACCGGCCGCAGTAAGTACACTTCGTGAGATCGAACTTTGGTGTTCTTGTGACAACGTCCTCGATCCTTTCCAAATTCATTGGGAGAAACAACGCGCAGTTTGGCTCCTCCACATCGCAGTCAACGAGGGTACATTCTGGTAAACTAAATGCGAGGTTGACAGCGACCGTAGTTTTACCGGTTCCGCCTTTCCCACTTGCGATGACGATTTTCATTTTTCAAGAATTCCCTCTTTTTTGATAACTTTTCCATAAGAAAAATAGGGGTTCATCCAGAACCATGTGCCTTGCGAGACAAGTTTCCATCCTCGAAACGACCAATCCTTCGGATTCATCATAGTTTTTTCCTTTCCAGCGCGTCCTCCAGATCTCTTAGCATCTATTTATCCTCGATCCGATTCAACATGAATGATGTTTGGATTGTATACTATGGTGTTCGTGCTCCCTGCATGCGTCGTCGGCACCTGCAATAGCCAGCTTTCCTTGCTTAAACATCGCCAGAGTCTCTTCGACCGTTCCGCGAGCACCTGTATAAACCTTGATTCCAAGTTTCTTGAAAATCTCCAGCGCTCTCAAACCCAGACCTGACACAAGGATTGCATCTGCACCCGCTTTCTTGATTAACTCAGGCGGAAGACCTACGCCGCCTCTGTG
This DNA window, taken from Methanomassiliicoccales archaeon, encodes the following:
- a CDS encoding DUF5320 domain-containing protein; the protein is MPGGDGTGPLGLGPLTGRRAGYCAGFPVPGYANPYVPPAWFYFQAVPPRYWRFGRMFRGGFGRRWACRWMMYYPTIW
- a CDS encoding cupin domain-containing protein encodes the protein MAFKCVDHRDVKQEDVKEEGAKGAKIRWLITKEDGAEKFAMRHFEVAVSGSSPLHQHPYEHEVFVLKGKCEIFCGGKTETVGEGGVIFVPPNVVHQFRNVGQTTLEFLCMIPYTD
- a CDS encoding AAA family ATPase yields the protein MKEITIISGKGGTGKTTITAAFASLAKNSVMADCDVDAPDLHIILDPRIKQRLPFYGMKVALRDETKCTKCGECRKYCRFDAIDEHLNIVDEMCEGCGVCQYVCREKAIGLLDRISGSIIVSETRFGPFVHGELKIAEEASGKLVTLVKKKAREVAIEKGMDLIIIDGPPGIGCPAIAAISGSDLVLAVTEPTVSGAHDLARVLNLTDHFGIETVVCINKSSINPDNANKIREFCESQGLDVVGELPYDNCATKAMVAGMTLIEYTDCPISNEIRGMWTKIENRLKIGDRG
- a CDS encoding ATP-binding protein yields the protein MKIVIASGKGGTGKTTVAVNLAFSLPECTLVDCDVEEPNCALFLPMNLERIEDVVTRTPKFDLTKCTYCGRCADFCQFHAIAVIKSKTLLFYENLCHGCGGCKLICPTGAISEGTRKIGEIHHGMTDNIDLFVGKIDVGEPMATPVIKKVKSIALKGSRKPRIFDSPPGVACPAIEAMRGADFCILVTEPTPFGLYDLKLAVGVTRRLRIPCGVVVNREGIGDDRIDRYCAIEKIPILMKIKESQEIAELYSNGIPFTKRLVGYRRLFLNLYKSIEELVPGSERTDKS
- a CDS encoding NifB/NifX family molybdenum-iron cluster-binding protein, which encodes MKICIPTMGYRGIYEMVGEHFGKVPTYTIIDTETNEIKVIENTSEHRGGVGLPPELIKKAGADAILVSGLGLRALEIFKKLGIKVYTGARGTVEETLAMFKQGKLAIAGADDACREHEHHSIQSKHHSC